One Nonomuraea angiospora DNA segment encodes these proteins:
- a CDS encoding 2-oxo acid dehydrogenase subunit E2, which yields MTELRVPKLNNNDTEYLLVEWLAEDGAGVVKGDPVVVLETSKAAEELMAEADGVLRRTAETGATCRPGDVIAHISDGSAPPPSATDPGAATDGTAAPPAADGSAPPPAADPGPIVTAPAQALIDEHGVDPARIRALGKKVIKRADVLALLETGTGDAQPLPPVQRAVAAAVTRSHQTIPAAFTAVKLDAGPAIARARALGKEARALIGLPELLVAAVASLHGQFPMCFAEPVGADPLAVRPSTAPNVGVTVDVGHGLYVPVLRDAGRLSVKEIAERLAAYRTKAAQGAFREDDLAGGNIVVTLHTDTAVLLAVPIVFPGQTCALSLCAPQHEFALDPAGNVVKRTTVTLGLAFDHRLVNGREAAMFLNAIRKAITP from the coding sequence TTGACCGAGCTGCGCGTGCCCAAGCTCAACAACAACGACACCGAGTACCTGCTGGTCGAGTGGCTGGCCGAGGACGGCGCCGGGGTGGTGAAGGGCGATCCGGTGGTGGTCCTGGAGACCTCGAAGGCGGCCGAGGAGCTGATGGCCGAGGCCGACGGCGTGCTGCGGCGGACAGCGGAGACCGGCGCGACCTGCCGGCCCGGGGACGTGATCGCGCACATCTCCGACGGCTCGGCACCCCCGCCGTCGGCCACCGATCCCGGCGCGGCGACGGACGGCACGGCAGCTCCGCCCGCGGCCGACGGCTCGGCACCTCCACCGGCCGCCGATCCCGGGCCGATCGTCACCGCGCCCGCCCAGGCGCTGATCGACGAGCACGGGGTGGACCCGGCGCGGATCCGCGCGCTGGGCAAGAAGGTGATCAAGCGCGCCGACGTGCTGGCCCTGCTGGAGACCGGCACCGGCGACGCGCAGCCGCTGCCGCCGGTTCAGCGGGCCGTGGCCGCCGCGGTCACCCGTTCCCACCAGACGATCCCGGCCGCCTTCACCGCCGTGAAGCTGGACGCCGGCCCCGCGATCGCCCGGGCCCGCGCTCTCGGCAAGGAGGCCAGGGCGCTGATCGGGCTGCCGGAGCTGCTGGTCGCGGCGGTCGCGTCGCTGCACGGGCAGTTCCCGATGTGCTTCGCCGAGCCGGTGGGAGCCGACCCGTTGGCCGTACGCCCCTCGACGGCGCCGAACGTCGGCGTCACCGTGGACGTCGGCCACGGCCTGTACGTCCCGGTGCTGCGCGACGCCGGCCGCCTGTCCGTCAAGGAGATCGCGGAGCGGCTCGCGGCGTACCGGACGAAGGCGGCGCAGGGGGCGTTCCGCGAGGACGACCTCGCGGGCGGGAACATCGTCGTCACCCTGCACACCGACACGGCCGTGCTCCTCGCCGTGCCGATCGTCTTCCCCGGGCAGACGTGCGCACTGTCGCTGTGCGCGCCGCAGCACGAGTTCGCCCTCGACCCGGCCGGGAACGTCGTGAAGCGCACTACGGTCACCCTCGGGCTGGCGTTCGATCACCGCCTCGTCAACGGGCGCGAGGCGGCGATGTTCCTGAACGCCATCCGGAAGGCCATCACTCCCTGA
- a CDS encoding non-ribosomal peptide synthetase, producing MRAPLSPAQERLWMLQRLEPGDASYTMYLVRRLRGPLDRAAFTAAVGALVARHESLRTAFTEEDGTPWAVAGPAGWAPPIEWLAAAGEQAAALVAERTNAAFDLAAGVPLRVAVIETAPDDHVLCLTLHHILADGHSLEIMLDDLGEHYAAAVEGRPARLPDVPVQASDYARWQRRRADKAMPYWTEALAAPPVTELPFARPGARAAVREGGYHWVRLGARHLAEVERLAVAHRATPFMVLMAAYQALLFRHSGQRDIVVGTVVAGRDRVELERMVGYLTQTLPLRGDLEGDPTFAELLGRVKAVALDAMGRPAPLLERLARGVETLLPTVFIMQDYAAGQDRAYGGVRVSDFEGRHEQIVVDLMVEVWPAGDELAICFGYDGAVFEPGEVATIAERYLTLLAGALARPDTPISRLPAWTGTDEKAMAELADGPAEPVADEVLELVADVVRRTPEAVAVRCGDQVVSYAALWDRAGALAGTLRESGVREGDVVAVRLAPSAEVIAALLGVWRAGAAYLPLDPADPPARHADAMAAAGAAWLVGEDGVRAVAESSGARGIAYVMTTSGSAGLPKAVLVEHRSVAARVAWMRREYGLRPGDHVVQFASLSFDTHVEEIFPALASGAAVMPLPDGPASLPDLLAGPDGRRITVLDLPTAYWHRLVESPSEVAWPPALRLVILGGSQADGAAVARWHREGPGARLVNTYGPTEATVIATWAELDGSDPGGRPPIGRPLPATSVRVLDARGEPVPPGAAGELTIGGAGVARGYAGLPRRTAAAFEPDPYGEPGARRLRTGDRARWRSDGQLEFLGRLDDQVKVRGVRIEPGDVEAALREHPGAGQVAVAARGEDLVAYFTGPAAPAELRAHAAGRLPRGFVPTRWSRLPELPLTSRGKLDRAALPEPDRVTGTDYTAPRTDSEALVAEIWAEVLGLERVGVLDDLLELGGHSLMTTRVAARLRAMLEVEVPIRVVFGCGTVAELAEAVEDLLIEEIDAMSEEDARRALTGPG from the coding sequence ATGAGGGCGCCGCTGTCGCCCGCGCAGGAGCGGCTCTGGATGCTTCAGCGGCTGGAGCCCGGCGACGCCTCGTACACGATGTACCTGGTGCGGCGCCTGCGCGGCCCGCTCGACCGCGCAGCGTTCACCGCCGCCGTCGGGGCGCTCGTGGCCAGGCACGAGAGCCTGCGCACCGCCTTCACCGAGGAGGACGGCACGCCCTGGGCGGTGGCCGGCCCGGCCGGCTGGGCGCCGCCGATCGAGTGGCTGGCGGCGGCCGGCGAGCAGGCGGCCGCGCTGGTCGCCGAGCGCACCAACGCCGCCTTCGACCTGGCCGCGGGCGTCCCGCTGCGGGTCGCCGTCATCGAGACCGCCCCGGACGATCACGTGCTGTGCCTGACGCTGCACCACATCCTGGCCGATGGGCACTCCCTGGAGATCATGCTCGACGACCTGGGCGAGCACTACGCCGCCGCCGTCGAGGGCCGCCCCGCCCGCCTGCCGGACGTGCCCGTCCAGGCCAGCGACTACGCCCGCTGGCAGCGGCGCAGGGCCGACAAGGCCATGCCGTACTGGACCGAGGCGCTGGCCGCGCCGCCGGTCACCGAGCTGCCCTTCGCCCGCCCGGGAGCGCGCGCGGCGGTCCGGGAGGGCGGCTATCACTGGGTACGGCTGGGCGCGCGGCACCTCGCCGAGGTCGAGCGGCTGGCCGTGGCCCACCGGGCGACCCCGTTCATGGTGCTCATGGCGGCCTACCAGGCGCTGCTGTTCCGGCACAGCGGGCAGCGGGACATCGTGGTCGGCACCGTGGTCGCCGGGCGGGACCGGGTCGAGCTGGAGCGGATGGTCGGCTACCTCACCCAGACCCTGCCGCTGCGCGGCGACCTGGAGGGCGATCCGACGTTCGCCGAGCTGCTCGGGCGGGTCAAAGCGGTGGCGCTGGACGCGATGGGCCGGCCCGCGCCGCTGCTGGAGCGGCTGGCGCGCGGCGTCGAGACGCTGCTGCCGACCGTGTTCATCATGCAGGACTACGCCGCCGGGCAGGACCGGGCGTACGGGGGAGTCCGGGTGTCGGACTTCGAGGGCCGCCACGAGCAGATCGTGGTGGATCTGATGGTGGAGGTCTGGCCGGCGGGGGACGAGCTGGCGATCTGCTTCGGCTACGACGGCGCGGTGTTCGAGCCCGGCGAGGTGGCGACGATCGCCGAACGCTACCTGACACTCCTGGCCGGGGCCTTGGCCAGGCCGGACACGCCGATCTCGCGGCTTCCCGCGTGGACGGGGACGGACGAGAAGGCGATGGCCGAGCTGGCCGACGGGCCCGCCGAGCCGGTCGCGGACGAGGTGCTGGAGCTGGTGGCGGACGTGGTGCGCCGCACGCCGGAGGCCGTGGCCGTGCGCTGCGGCGATCAGGTGGTCTCGTACGCGGCCCTGTGGGACCGGGCCGGCGCGCTGGCCGGCACCCTGCGGGAGAGCGGCGTCCGGGAGGGCGACGTGGTGGCCGTGCGGCTGGCCCCGTCCGCCGAGGTGATCGCCGCGCTGCTGGGCGTGTGGCGGGCGGGCGCCGCGTACCTGCCCCTCGACCCCGCCGACCCGCCCGCCCGGCACGCCGACGCCATGGCCGCCGCGGGCGCCGCCTGGCTGGTCGGCGAGGATGGGGTGCGCGCCGTGGCCGAGAGCAGCGGGGCCAGGGGAATCGCCTACGTGATGACCACCTCGGGGTCCGCCGGGCTGCCCAAGGCGGTGCTCGTCGAGCATCGTTCCGTGGCGGCCAGGGTCGCCTGGATGCGGCGGGAGTACGGCCTGCGGCCCGGGGACCACGTGGTGCAGTTCGCGTCGCTGAGCTTCGACACCCACGTCGAGGAGATCTTCCCGGCGCTGGCGTCCGGGGCGGCGGTGATGCCGCTGCCGGACGGCCCCGCGAGCCTGCCCGACCTGCTGGCCGGGCCCGACGGGCGCCGGATCACCGTGCTGGACCTGCCGACCGCGTACTGGCACCGGCTCGTCGAGTCGCCCTCGGAGGTGGCCTGGCCGCCCGCGCTGCGGCTGGTGATCCTCGGCGGCTCGCAGGCCGACGGGGCGGCCGTGGCCCGGTGGCATCGCGAGGGACCCGGGGCCCGGCTGGTCAACACGTACGGGCCGACCGAGGCCACCGTCATCGCCACCTGGGCCGAGCTGGACGGGAGCGACCCCGGCGGGCGCCCGCCGATCGGCCGGCCGCTGCCGGCCACGTCGGTGCGGGTGCTGGACGCCCGGGGAGAGCCGGTGCCGCCGGGCGCGGCGGGCGAGCTGACGATCGGAGGCGCGGGGGTGGCCCGCGGATACGCCGGGCTGCCCCGCCGCACCGCCGCCGCCTTCGAGCCCGACCCGTACGGCGAGCCCGGCGCCCGGCGCCTGCGCACCGGCGACCGGGCGCGGTGGCGCTCGGACGGGCAGCTGGAGTTCCTGGGCCGCCTGGACGACCAGGTCAAGGTGCGCGGCGTGCGCATCGAGCCCGGCGACGTGGAGGCCGCACTGCGCGAGCACCCCGGCGCCGGTCAGGTGGCCGTGGCCGCGCGCGGCGAGGACCTGGTGGCGTACTTCACCGGCCCCGCCGCCCCCGCGGAGCTGCGCGCGCACGCCGCGGGCCGGCTGCCGCGAGGCTTCGTGCCGACCCGGTGGTCACGGCTGCCGGAGCTGCCGCTCACCTCCCGAGGCAAGCTCGACCGGGCCGCGCTGCCCGAGCCGGACCGGGTCACCGGGACGGACTACACGGCGCCGCGCACCGACAGCGAGGCGCTGGTCGCCGAGATCTGGGCCGAGGTGCTCGGCCTCGAACGGGTCGGCGTGCTGGACGATCTGCTGGAGCTGGGCGGGCACTCGCTGATGACCACCCGGGTCGCGGCGCGGCTGCGGGCGATGCTGGAGGTGGAGGTGCCGATCCGGGTGGTGTTCGGCTGCGGCACCGTGGCCGAGCTCGCCGAGGCCGTCGAGGACCTGCTGATCGAGGAGATCGACGCGATGAGCGAGGAGGACGCCCGGCGCGCGCTGACCGGGCCCGGCTGA
- a CDS encoding non-ribosomal peptide synthetase, whose protein sequence is MSDDTTPPPRSAANGAAGTIWRWLDKAPDAVAVTGSDGRLTYRELHRRVEHLAAVLSGHGVGPEAPVGLCMERTTGMLVAMLAVWTAGGAYVPLDPAFPAGRLRMMRQDAGIGLVLTQAGVDPALLDGVPAVVTLSPGGRPLTGAPALSDGVAADGDRLAYLMFTSGSTGRPKGVAVPHRAVANLLESFAELLPIGPEDRWLAVTTLSFDISVLELLLPLFTGGRVVIAATGEVSDGWALRERAVAEGVTIMQATPAGWRILLESGGVPATIRTRLCGGEALPRDLADALLADGAELWNVYGPTETTVWSTAGRVRPGPEAVDLGSPIGRTTLHLLDGNGTPVAEGEAGELHIGGAGVARGYHGLPGQTAARFLPDPYAGVPGARMYATGDLARITPDGRLECLGRADQQVKVHGFRIELGEIEAALRAADEVKDAAAAVRDGRLVAYLVPRAQAVDWAALRERLRAALPDYMIPVRHTTLTALPLTPNGKLDRAALPTPSWTRPGTAAFRAPAAGVESDLAEIWAGVLGATEPIGADDDFFELGGHSLAATQLIARVQARYGLEVPIVVLFEHPTIAGFAARLDDLDDAELSLADVAALRDQLDGLSAEELQGLFDDLAAGS, encoded by the coding sequence TTGAGTGACGACACGACGCCGCCCCCGCGCAGTGCCGCGAACGGGGCGGCGGGCACGATCTGGCGGTGGCTGGACAAGGCGCCCGACGCGGTGGCCGTGACCGGCTCCGACGGCCGGCTGACCTACCGGGAGCTGCACCGGCGCGTCGAGCACCTGGCCGCCGTGCTGAGCGGGCACGGCGTCGGCCCCGAGGCGCCCGTGGGGCTGTGCATGGAGCGGACCACCGGGATGCTCGTGGCGATGCTCGCCGTGTGGACGGCGGGCGGGGCGTACGTGCCGCTGGATCCGGCCTTCCCCGCCGGACGGCTGCGGATGATGCGCCAGGACGCGGGCATCGGCCTGGTGCTGACCCAGGCGGGCGTCGATCCCGCGCTGCTGGACGGCGTCCCCGCCGTCGTCACGCTCTCGCCCGGGGGCCGGCCGCTGACCGGCGCTCCCGCCCTGTCCGACGGGGTCGCGGCCGACGGGGACCGGCTGGCGTACCTGATGTTCACCTCGGGCTCCACCGGCCGCCCGAAGGGGGTGGCGGTGCCGCACCGGGCCGTGGCGAACCTGCTGGAGTCGTTCGCCGAGCTGCTGCCGATCGGGCCGGAGGACAGGTGGCTGGCCGTCACCACGCTGTCGTTCGACATCTCGGTCCTGGAGCTGCTGCTGCCCCTGTTCACCGGAGGCCGGGTGGTGATCGCGGCCACCGGGGAGGTCTCCGACGGGTGGGCGCTGCGCGAGCGGGCCGTCGCCGAAGGGGTCACGATCATGCAGGCGACGCCGGCGGGCTGGCGGATCCTGCTGGAGTCCGGCGGGGTCCCGGCGACGATCAGGACCCGGCTGTGCGGCGGCGAGGCGCTGCCCCGCGATCTCGCGGACGCGCTGCTGGCCGACGGCGCCGAGCTCTGGAACGTGTACGGCCCCACCGAGACCACCGTGTGGTCCACGGCAGGCCGGGTGCGGCCGGGACCCGAGGCCGTGGACCTCGGCTCGCCCATCGGGCGGACCACGCTCCACCTGCTGGACGGGAACGGCACGCCGGTCGCCGAAGGGGAGGCCGGCGAGCTGCACATCGGCGGCGCGGGGGTCGCCCGCGGATACCACGGGCTGCCCGGCCAGACGGCCGCGCGTTTCCTGCCCGACCCGTACGCCGGCGTCCCCGGCGCCCGCATGTACGCCACGGGCGACCTGGCCAGGATCACGCCCGACGGCCGGCTGGAGTGCCTCGGCCGCGCCGACCAGCAGGTCAAGGTGCACGGATTCCGCATCGAACTGGGCGAGATCGAGGCCGCCCTGCGAGCGGCCGACGAGGTCAAGGACGCCGCGGCAGCCGTCCGCGACGGTCGGCTGGTGGCCTACCTGGTCCCGCGGGCGCAGGCCGTGGACTGGGCCGCCCTGCGCGAACGGCTGCGCGCCGCGCTGCCCGACTACATGATCCCGGTCCGGCACACGACCCTGACGGCCCTGCCGCTCACCCCCAACGGCAAGCTCGACCGCGCCGCCCTGCCCACCCCGTCGTGGACGCGCCCCGGCACCGCCGCCTTCCGAGCCCCGGCCGCCGGGGTCGAGTCCGACCTCGCCGAGATCTGGGCGGGGGTGCTCGGCGCCACCGAGCCCATCGGCGCCGACGACGACTTCTTCGAGCTCGGCGGCCACTCCCTGGCCGCGACGCAGCTCATCGCCAGGGTCCAGGCCAGGTACGGCCTCGAGGTGCCGATCGTCGTGCTGTTCGAGCATCCGACGATCGCCGGGTTCGCCGCCCGGCTCGACGACCTGGACGACGCCGAGCTCAGCCTGGCCGACGTCGCCGCGCTGCGCGACCAGCTCGACGGCCTCAGCGCGGAGGAGCTCCAGGGGCTGTTCGACGACCTGGCGGCCGGGTCATGA
- a CDS encoding MbtH family protein, with protein sequence MRVVVNHEEQYSIWAAARELPPGWSDAGFAGTREECLAHIETVWTDMRPLSLRN encoded by the coding sequence ATGCGCGTGGTCGTCAACCACGAGGAGCAGTACTCCATCTGGGCCGCGGCTCGCGAGCTGCCGCCCGGCTGGTCCGACGCGGGGTTCGCGGGCACCCGGGAGGAGTGCCTGGCCCACATCGAGACCGTCTGGACGGACATGCGCCCGCTCAGCCTGCGAAACTGA
- a CDS encoding condensation domain-containing protein: MTVEFTGARSGQGPLTWGQRAIWRLTEWLPPGDPYFNMPWALPVHGKPDLPVVLAALARLLGRHESLRTNWIPGPEQADMVQRVTGQGRLTVELVEAAGSRPRALAGELAAELAAKGFDYADELPVRCAVVMDGGRPRAVAFAFTHLAVDGRALDVIAGEWPRLLSGEPLPQDVPQPLDLAAEERSPEGVARGERALRYWRAALERMPRPLFAASPGTPEEPRFVKLGMESAALGAAATGLAARWGVSTSSVLLGAYAVLLSRLTGRGTVALQLIVGNRHDPRLAPMVATLVQDGIFVLDVTPDQPLAEVVRAANRGVLAAYRHARYDPAAQRALIEETGPPPTAYFNDVRVAGGWPNLPPRPPATPGRIFPVGAWPEVDAEVFFTAGPATHTCRLDLLADTSLLPREAIEATLREVETLLVSEENT, translated from the coding sequence GTGACGGTCGAGTTCACCGGCGCCAGGTCCGGCCAGGGGCCGCTCACCTGGGGCCAGCGGGCGATCTGGCGGCTCACCGAGTGGCTGCCCCCCGGCGACCCGTACTTCAACATGCCGTGGGCCCTGCCGGTGCACGGCAAACCCGACCTGCCGGTCGTACTCGCCGCCCTCGCGCGGCTGCTCGGACGGCACGAGAGCCTGCGGACCAACTGGATCCCAGGCCCCGAGCAGGCCGACATGGTGCAGCGGGTCACCGGGCAGGGGCGGCTGACCGTCGAGCTGGTCGAGGCCGCCGGCTCCCGGCCCAGGGCGCTGGCCGGGGAGCTCGCCGCCGAGCTCGCGGCCAAGGGCTTCGACTACGCCGACGAGCTGCCGGTGCGCTGCGCCGTCGTCATGGACGGCGGCAGGCCGCGCGCGGTGGCGTTCGCGTTCACGCACCTGGCGGTGGACGGGCGGGCGCTCGACGTCATCGCCGGCGAGTGGCCGCGGCTGCTGTCCGGGGAGCCGCTGCCGCAGGACGTGCCGCAGCCGCTCGACCTGGCCGCCGAGGAACGCTCGCCCGAGGGCGTGGCGCGCGGCGAGCGGGCGCTCAGGTACTGGCGGGCGGCGCTGGAACGGATGCCGCGCCCGCTGTTCGCCGCGTCGCCGGGCACGCCCGAGGAGCCCAGGTTCGTCAAGCTCGGCATGGAGTCGGCGGCGCTGGGCGCGGCGGCCACCGGGCTGGCCGCGCGCTGGGGCGTGAGCACCAGCAGCGTGCTGCTCGGCGCGTACGCGGTGCTGCTGTCCCGGCTGACCGGCCGCGGCACGGTCGCGCTGCAGCTCATCGTGGGCAACCGGCACGATCCCCGGCTGGCGCCCATGGTGGCCACCCTCGTCCAGGACGGGATCTTCGTCCTGGACGTGACCCCGGACCAGCCGCTCGCCGAGGTGGTGCGGGCCGCGAACCGCGGGGTGCTGGCGGCCTACCGGCACGCCCGCTACGACCCGGCCGCCCAGCGGGCGCTGATCGAGGAGACCGGGCCGCCGCCCACCGCCTACTTCAACGACGTACGGGTCGCCGGGGGCTGGCCCAACCTGCCGCCGCGCCCGCCCGCCACCCCCGGCCGGATCTTCCCGGTGGGGGCCTGGCCCGAGGTGGACGCCGAGGTGTTCTTCACCGCCGGGCCCGCCACCCACACCTGCCGGCTGGACCTGCTCGCCGACACCTCCCTGCTGCCCCGGGAGGCGATCGAGGCGACGCTGCGCGAGGTCGAGACGCTACTGGTCAGCGAGGAGAACACGTGA
- a CDS encoding phosphopantetheine-binding protein, whose amino-acid sequence MLRERVAALVAQASDGELTTAEVLAADCSLTALGLTSLGYIRLIDAIEEAFGFDLEFDGSLDTLDGLVEHLSRSVGRPS is encoded by the coding sequence ATGCTGAGGGAGCGCGTGGCCGCGCTGGTGGCCCAGGCCAGCGACGGCGAGCTCACCACGGCGGAGGTGCTGGCGGCCGACTGCTCGCTGACGGCGCTCGGCCTCACCTCGCTGGGCTACATCCGGCTGATCGACGCGATCGAGGAGGCGTTCGGCTTCGACCTCGAGTTCGACGGCAGCCTCGACACGCTCGACGGGCTGGTCGAGCACCTGTCCCGGTCCGTGGGCCGCCCGTCATGA
- a CDS encoding condensation domain-containing protein, protein MTGSWPASPAQQGMWLTERAGVAGRAFHMPLAVWLDGPLDVAALGEACEEVARRHPVLGGVLAEDGGELRVVPQGVPPMREGGDLEEELAGPVDPAAGPAARFTLIREDAKRHVLLFQAHHAVFDGESKDILLRDLASWYGGAAPAPLVLTHQEVTVQQGVRLADALPDARRYWQDRWQDQRELHLPGLTGVSVAAAPGCALDFVVEDLSGPAGRLEVTRFETVLAAYVALLRAYGNARPAIGVDLSTRTERSRDHVGAFVNELPVIGAPEAGTFGEFARSLRTELRRLYRHREVPLARAVDGIGPRAALTPVSLSYRRRPEAGPLFPGLGASVEWMMFNGWVRNTLHLQIVDDHAGTAARLQYNPALLDPAGAERIREDLTALLAAVAADPDAPLDRLPLPGPAPAASMATAGTGADGPAPAELVREMQAIFAKELELDDVEPDDDLFDLGGHSLTITQIMARARERFGVELSFEVFIDDATATRIAAEVARLREQAC, encoded by the coding sequence ATGACCGGATCGTGGCCGGCCTCCCCTGCGCAGCAGGGGATGTGGCTCACCGAACGGGCGGGGGTCGCCGGGCGGGCCTTCCACATGCCGCTGGCCGTGTGGCTGGACGGGCCGCTCGACGTGGCGGCCCTGGGGGAGGCGTGTGAGGAGGTGGCGCGCAGGCACCCCGTGCTGGGCGGCGTGCTCGCCGAGGACGGCGGTGAGCTGCGGGTGGTCCCCCAAGGGGTGCCGCCGATGCGCGAAGGCGGCGACCTGGAGGAGGAGCTGGCCGGGCCGGTCGATCCGGCCGCGGGGCCCGCGGCGCGGTTCACGCTGATCCGGGAGGACGCCAAGCGGCACGTGCTGCTGTTCCAGGCCCATCACGCGGTGTTCGACGGGGAGTCCAAGGACATCCTGCTGCGGGACCTGGCCTCCTGGTACGGGGGCGCGGCGCCCGCGCCGCTGGTGCTGACGCATCAGGAGGTCACCGTCCAGCAGGGGGTCAGGCTGGCGGACGCGCTGCCGGACGCGCGGCGCTACTGGCAGGACCGGTGGCAGGACCAGCGGGAGCTGCACCTGCCCGGCCTGACCGGCGTGTCCGTGGCCGCCGCGCCCGGCTGCGCCCTCGACTTCGTCGTCGAGGACCTCAGCGGGCCGGCCGGGCGGCTGGAGGTCACCCGGTTCGAGACGGTGCTGGCCGCGTACGTGGCGCTGCTGCGCGCGTACGGCAACGCGCGGCCCGCGATCGGCGTGGATCTGTCCACGCGGACCGAGCGGAGCCGGGACCACGTGGGCGCCTTCGTCAACGAGCTGCCCGTGATCGGGGCGCCGGAGGCGGGCACGTTCGGCGAGTTCGCCCGGAGCCTGCGGACCGAGCTGCGGCGGCTGTACCGGCACCGCGAGGTTCCGCTGGCCAGGGCCGTGGACGGGATCGGGCCGCGCGCCGCGCTCACCCCCGTCTCGCTCAGCTACCGCCGGCGGCCGGAGGCGGGCCCGCTGTTCCCCGGGCTGGGCGCGTCGGTGGAGTGGATGATGTTCAACGGCTGGGTGCGCAACACGCTCCACCTGCAGATCGTCGACGACCACGCGGGCACGGCGGCGCGGCTGCAGTACAACCCGGCGCTTCTCGACCCGGCGGGGGCCGAGCGGATCCGGGAGGATCTCACCGCGCTGCTGGCGGCGGTCGCCGCGGACCCGGACGCGCCGCTGGACCGGCTGCCGCTGCCCGGTCCCGCGCCGGCGGCATCCATGGCCACCGCCGGCACGGGAGCGGACGGGCCGGCGCCCGCCGAGCTCGTACGGGAGATGCAGGCCATCTTCGCCAAGGAGCTCGAACTGGACGACGTCGAGCCCGACGACGACCTGTTCGACCTCGGCGGCCATTCCCTCACGATCACCCAGATCATGGCCAGGGCCCGGGAGCGGTTCGGCGTGGAGCTGTCCTTCGAGGTGTTCATCGACGACGCCACCGCGACGCGCATCGCCGCGGAGGTCGCCCGCCTGCGGGAGCAGGCATGCTGA
- a CDS encoding class I adenylate-forming enzyme family protein, protein MIVPELLARRAAEEPERVALEVAGGGTLTFAEWHLHAESLARGLVRRGVRRGDRVGLLFGAESWTDFAVAYCATQLAGGVAVPISDRFAPAEVAYMLEHCSATGVLHAGKGPAAPPDGGYWSAVPAELEPGSREPEPPGPGDLAQILYTSGTTGRPKAVAATHANLTFGSATRANRRRFGHSRLLLHAFPIGTNAGQAMLINALDARPAVLTLARFTPGRFARLIESRRVGTVFLVPAMALELLNAGLHERHDFSGVVLLGSAASALPAALCARLAAAFPKATVTNYYTSTEAAPAQTVMIYDPSRPAALGRPALGSGLRITGPDGGPLPAGETGEIWLRSPATARSYYRDRQASAHTFRDGWVRMGDLGYLDADGYLYLVDRESDVVKSGAYKVSTVQVEAALHEHPDVAEAAVTGVPHPVLGTVLAAAVVPRSGAPRVTELRAFLMTRLAAHELPARVIFVDRLPRNHSGKVVKSGLRDLLAQADSVMETGSVEKEGGR, encoded by the coding sequence GTGATCGTTCCTGAGCTGCTCGCCAGGCGGGCCGCGGAGGAGCCCGAGCGGGTCGCTCTGGAGGTCGCCGGAGGCGGCACGCTGACCTTCGCGGAGTGGCACCTGCACGCCGAGTCGCTGGCGCGCGGGCTGGTCCGGCGCGGGGTGCGGCGGGGCGACCGGGTGGGGCTGCTGTTCGGGGCCGAGAGCTGGACCGACTTCGCCGTGGCCTACTGCGCGACCCAGCTGGCCGGCGGGGTGGCCGTGCCGATCTCCGACCGGTTCGCGCCGGCCGAGGTGGCGTACATGCTGGAGCACTGCTCGGCGACCGGCGTGCTGCACGCCGGCAAGGGGCCGGCCGCGCCGCCGGACGGCGGGTACTGGAGCGCCGTGCCGGCCGAGCTGGAGCCCGGCTCGCGCGAACCCGAGCCGCCGGGGCCGGGCGATCTGGCGCAGATCCTCTACACCTCCGGCACCACGGGCCGGCCCAAGGCGGTGGCGGCCACGCACGCCAACCTCACCTTCGGCAGCGCCACCCGGGCCAATCGCCGCAGGTTCGGGCATTCGCGGTTGCTGCTGCACGCCTTCCCGATCGGCACCAACGCCGGCCAGGCCATGCTGATCAACGCGCTGGACGCGCGGCCGGCGGTGCTGACCCTGGCGCGGTTCACGCCGGGCAGGTTCGCCCGGCTGATCGAGTCGCGGCGGGTGGGGACGGTGTTCCTGGTGCCGGCGATGGCCCTGGAGCTGCTCAACGCCGGGCTGCACGAGCGGCACGACTTCTCCGGCGTGGTCCTGCTCGGGTCGGCGGCCTCGGCGCTGCCGGCGGCGCTGTGCGCGCGGCTGGCGGCGGCCTTCCCCAAGGCGACCGTGACGAACTACTACACCTCGACCGAGGCGGCGCCCGCCCAGACCGTCATGATCTACGACCCGTCGCGGCCCGCCGCCCTGGGCCGGCCGGCGCTCGGCAGCGGGCTGAGGATCACCGGCCCCGACGGCGGGCCGCTGCCGGCGGGGGAGACGGGGGAGATCTGGCTGCGCTCTCCCGCCACAGCGCGCTCGTACTACCGGGACCGGCAGGCCAGCGCGCACACCTTCCGCGACGGATGGGTGCGGATGGGCGATCTGGGCTACCTCGACGCCGACGGCTACCTGTATCTCGTCGACCGGGAGAGCGACGTCGTCAAGTCCGGGGCGTACAAGGTGTCGACCGTGCAGGTGGAGGCGGCGCTGCACGAGCACCCGGACGTGGCCGAGGCGGCGGTCACCGGCGTGCCGCACCCCGTGCTCGGCACCGTGCTGGCCGCGGCCGTCGTGCCCCGTTCGGGGGCGCCGCGCGTGACGGAGCTGCGGGCCTTCCTGATGACCAGGCTGGCCGCGCACGAGCTGCCGGCGCGAGTGATCTTCGTGGACCGCCTGCCCAGGAACCACTCGGGCAAGGTCGTCAAGTCCGGCCTGCGCGATCTGCTGGCGCAGGCGGACTCCGTGATGGAAACAGGCTCTGTGGAGAAAGAAGGCGGGAGATGA